From Penaeus vannamei isolate JL-2024 chromosome 12, ASM4276789v1, whole genome shotgun sequence, the proteins below share one genomic window:
- the Not10 gene encoding CCR4-NOT transcription complex subunit 10-A, with the protein MAENKTPIEEPKENAAATESTNTSEATDIERELAQSAQAEFGKGNYSAALSLLSQLEGTRPKDAKVLMNKAVVEYYKSDLKKTDTFRKQLFDICTKCGIKIDEVDSTDEVDRSVIHLNHCMVLYHLHQFRTSIELLEKMYMGLESLEESVGIGVCLLLTECHLGAHQPARALAVISHTETTFLPHPLPHTPSPKQRPPQEKENKSPEKGIMFSGTGSGSSSSSSSSSSSSSSTSTATDEIKCSATQEQLRGKLQQLRVRALLMMRALRVAKKELKTIVTHAVSAGNTLNVTLVSLKSQLEYLRGNYHKAIKVLNQCAAIPPPTITYGPSLGVMYYNNLGVIHLGLGKPTVACLYLQKALQESQLTEATASTSQSGDWLSSRPLYQLSSNVRIELYYNLGVTLLHMNKPEKAFDFLLEVLQVHSTNPRLWLRLAECCVAVHKAGIKDDAGLKKSIIQGTVGAGIHRKICFSTCVNDHNKKMDPMSATDAAFPEPTLEFGRLCLRNALALLPENVSTTSLTDEQEASGVMPELYSAGPSSPMRGTEVVSLRVSALACSAYVALCLSDYSAALRHAETLLAAHPKIPGVYKLLGHLYAGEALISLGRVPEAVTHLDPRLVGDMTLSPPSQEAGQSFPLTQPSQGWATGNTAAAMQVMRYNLSVAYTLRGELEKANNLLKEVWTERNGNTPAQVIMLAMYIQLQMGNADVMRNIVKKNILLT; encoded by the exons ATGGCAGAAAATAAAACTCCCATTGAGGAACCCAAAGAGAATGCAGCAGCCACAGAAAGCACAAACACTTCCGAAGCAACTGACATTGAACGGGAACTGGCACAGTCGGCGCAGGCGGAATTCGGCAAGGGAAACTACAGCGCTGCATTATCACTTCTCAGTCAGCTAGAAGGAACTAGACCAAAGGATGCAAAA GTTTTAATGAACAAGGCAGTGGTAGAATATTACAAAAGTGACCTCAAGAAAACAGACACATTCCGTAAGCAGTTGTTTGACATCTGCACAAAG TGTGGAATCAAGATTGATGAGGTGGATTCTACTGATGAAGTCGACAGGAGTGTTATTCACCTGAATCATTGCATGGTGCTTTACCACCTCCATCAGTTTCGTACTTCCATCGAACTGCTAGAGAAGATGTATATGGGGCTGGAGTCACTAG AGGAGAGCGTTGGCATTGGAGTCTGCTTACTGTTAACAGAATGCCATTTAGGAGCACATCAACCAGCAAGAGCCTTAGCTGTTATTTCTCACACAGAAACCACTTTTTTGCCTCATCCTTTACCACACACACCTTCACCAAAACAGCGTCCCccacaggaaaaagaaaataa atctcCAGAAAAGGGAATTATGTTTAGTGGTACAggcagtggaagcagcagcagtagcagcagcagcagtagtagcagcagtagtacgaGCACAGCCACAGATGAGATCAAGTGTAGTGCAACACAAGAACAGTTACGCGGGAAACTGCAGCAGCTGAGAGTACGAGCACTTTTGATGATGCGAGCCTTGAGAGTAGCAAAGAAAGAACTCAAAACTATAGTAACACATGCAGTCAGTGCTGGCAATACCTTG AATGTAACTTTAGTCAGCCTAAAGAGCCAGTTGGAATACTTGAGAGGTAATTACCATAAAGCAATAAAAGTCCTCAACCAGTGTGCTGCAATACCACCACCAACTAT cacaTATGGACCAAGCTTAGGTGTCATGTATTACAATAATCTGGGGGTGATTCACCTTGGTCTTGGAAAACCAACTGTGGCCTGTCTTTACCTACAAAAAGCCCTTCAGGAATCACAATTAACAGAAGCAACAGCTTCAACTTCCCAATCAG gtGATTGGTTATCTAGTCGTCCACTATACCAGCTGAGTAGCAATGTTCGCATTGAGTTGTATTATAATCTTGGTGTAACACTTTTACACATGAATAAACCAGAAAAAGCATTTGATTTCCTATTAGAAGTATTGCAAGTACATTCTACCAATCCAAGATTATGGCTGAGACTGGCAGAATGCTGTGTAGCAGTACACAAGGCT GGTATCAAAGATGATGCTGGTTTAAAGAAGTCCATCATTCAGGGGACAGTTGGTGCTGGTATCCATAGGAAAATATGTTTTTCAACATGTGTCAATGACCACAACAAGAAAAT GGATCCAATGTCTGCAACCGATGCAGCATTTCCAGAGCCAACTCTTGAATTTGGCCGATTGTGTCTTCGTAATGCCCTAGCTCTTCTACCAGAAAATGTTTCCACAACCTCATTAACTGATGAACAAGAAGCCTCAG GTGTGATGCCTGAGCTGTATTCTGCTGGACCATCCTCTCCTATGCGTGGAACTGAAGTAGTTAGCCTTCGTGTTTCTGCTCTAGCCTGTAGTGCCTATGTGGCTCTGTGTCTCTCTGATTACTCCGCAGCTCTCAGACATGCAGAGACACTGTTAGCAGCTCATCCAAAGATTCCTGGAGTTTACAA GTTATTAGGTCACCTCTATGCGGGAGAAGCCCTTATATCTCTTGGTCGTGTGCCTGAAGCTGTAACCCATTTAGATCCAAGACTGGTTGGAGATAtgactctatctcctccctctcaagAAGCAGGCCAAAGTTTTCCACTTACTCAGCCTAGCCAAG GATGGGCTACTGGGAACACAGCAGCAGCAATGCAAGTCATGAGATATAACCTAAGTGTAGCCTATACACTACGCGGAGAACTAGAGAAGGCTAACAATTTGCTCAAGGAG GTCTGGACTGAAAGAAATGGAAACACTCCAGCGCAAGTCATTATGCTAGCAATGTATATACAGCTACAAATGG